A single Paenibacillus kribbensis DNA region contains:
- a CDS encoding cobalt-precorrin 5A hydrolase → MGNPFAAVAITKHGVEMARHLGASFPGTDVYYMSKFERGDEQERGIQLFEGSVKLILPDLFKQYNGIILIISLGAVVRMIAPILVDKKVDPAVVVIDDRGEHVISVLSGHLGGANELTRHVAAVLGARAVITTASDVQGTIPVDMLGRELGWVVDSFDKATPVSAAVVNEEPVALIQETGERNWWRYDKPVPAHIKVYSSMAEAAREPFNAALVVSDRLLEPEEEERFLSNGVLYRPKSLVLGIGCNRGTDVEELEAGVLGTLQELRLSVKSVRNIATIDLKKDEEGLLALCAKYGWELVTYTPSELNTVQLPNPSETVFKYTGAYGVSEPSALLSSGADHWLLEKKKSGNMTLSVARVAYD, encoded by the coding sequence GTGGGTAATCCATTTGCCGCTGTGGCGATCACGAAGCATGGAGTGGAAATGGCACGTCATTTGGGAGCCAGCTTTCCCGGCACCGATGTGTATTACATGTCCAAGTTTGAGCGAGGGGACGAGCAGGAGCGCGGCATTCAACTGTTCGAAGGCTCGGTCAAGCTGATTTTGCCGGATTTATTTAAACAATATAACGGTATTATTTTAATTATTTCCCTCGGTGCGGTGGTTCGCATGATTGCGCCGATTTTGGTGGATAAAAAGGTAGACCCGGCTGTAGTCGTCATTGATGATCGCGGAGAGCATGTCATTAGCGTACTGTCCGGCCATTTGGGCGGCGCCAATGAATTGACCCGCCATGTGGCTGCTGTGCTGGGCGCACGTGCAGTGATTACAACCGCATCGGACGTACAGGGCACGATTCCGGTGGACATGTTGGGTCGGGAATTGGGCTGGGTGGTCGACAGCTTCGACAAGGCCACTCCAGTAAGTGCGGCTGTGGTGAACGAGGAGCCTGTCGCGCTCATACAAGAGACGGGTGAACGAAACTGGTGGCGTTACGACAAGCCTGTACCTGCACATATCAAGGTATATTCTTCGATGGCAGAAGCAGCACGAGAGCCCTTTAACGCCGCGTTGGTCGTTAGCGACCGTTTGCTGGAGCCGGAAGAAGAGGAGCGTTTCCTTTCGAACGGCGTGTTGTACCGTCCCAAAAGCCTGGTGCTTGGCATAGGCTGTAATCGGGGTACGGATGTGGAGGAACTGGAGGCTGGCGTACTCGGCACCTTGCAAGAGCTGCGTTTGTCTGTAAAAAGCGTGCGGAATATTGCCACCATCGATTTGAAAAAGGATGAAGAGGGCCTGCTCGCCCTCTGCGCCAAATACGGCTGGGAACTGGTGACGTACACCCCGTCAGAGCTGAACACGGTGCAGCTTCCCAATCCATCGGAAACGGTCTTCAAATACACCGGCGCATATGGAGTTAGCGAGCCTTCAGCCCTGTTGTCTTCCGGTGCAGACCATTGGCTGCTGGAGAAGAAAAAAAGCGGCAATATGACGCTGTCCGTAGCCCGGGTTGCCTATGACTGA